From the Lathyrus oleraceus cultivar Zhongwan6 chromosome 4, CAAS_Psat_ZW6_1.0, whole genome shotgun sequence genome, one window contains:
- the LOC127136869 gene encoding uncharacterized protein LOC127136869, with product MDQLEQNQAAMREDMTTVKAHMGQLVEALQSLARGQEEMRQDNLRASTANHAVVTIPVNPQGGAVTPNVAQPPPERGPVYQNANQTFNIPANGRFQPEIDDQQDAFFTTKADSVYEAFGPSPVDIERRFQMMEGRFKAMQGPDTFGLDAADMCLVPDVKIPPKFKVPSFEKYQGVTCPKTHIRAFCRKMVAHSSDEKLLMHFFQDSLSGASLEWYMQLERTHIRTWRELAEAFLKHYQYNSDMAPNRTQLQSLSQKPDELFKEYAQRWRDLAARVQPPLLERELINMFVDTL from the coding sequence ATGGATCAGTTGGAGCAGAACCAAGCTGCTATGAGGGAGGATATGACCACTGTGAAGGCTCATATGGGTCAACTCGTTGAAGCCCTACAATCTCTGGCTAGGGGACAAGAGGAAATGCGTCAGGATAATCTGAGAGCCTCTACTGCCAACCATGCTGTTGTGACTATACCGGTGAATCCACAAGGAGGAGCTGTTACGCCTAATGTAGCTCAGCCACCTCCCGAAAGAGGTCCGGTGTATCAGAATGCTAATCAGACGTTCAATATCCCCGCCAATGGGAGATTCCAACCCGAGATTGACGATCAGCAGGATGCTTTCTTCACTACAAAGGCTGACTCAGTTTATGAAGCTTTTGGTCCTTCTCCTGTTGACATAGAAAGGAGATTTCAAATGATGGAGGGGAGATTCAAGGCGATGCAAGGTCCTGATACTTTTGGGTTGGATGCTGCTGACATGTGCTTAGTGCCAGACGTGAAAATTCCTCCCAAGTTCAAAGTCCCGAGCTTTGAAAAGTATCAAGGGGTCACTTGTCCAAAGACCCACATCCGAGCTTTCTGCAGAAAGATGGTCGCTCATTCTAGTGACGAGAAACTCTTAATGCactttttccaggacagtctTAGTGGAGCTTCTCTGGAATGGTATATGCAGCTCGAGCGCACGCATATACGAACCTGGAGGGAACTTGCTGAAGCCTTCTTGAAGCATTATCAGTATAACTCAGACATGGCTCCCAATCGGACTCAGCTCCAAAGCCTTTCTCAGAAGCCTGATGAATtgttcaaagagtacgcccaacGATGGAGAGACCTGGCTGCCAGGGTTCAACCCCCTCTCCTTGAAAGAGAGCTGATAAACATGTTCGTGGATACCCTTTAA
- the LOC127074835 gene encoding protein NPG1 → MNEGFMASNENVPVREFSANGNCMNTTEVEAMLDEGNIQDAETALRDGLSLNSEEAKALLGKFEYQRGNFEGALRVFDGIDFREAIQRLQTSISEKPPVKKGPSRAESPSSVSQHAASMVLEAIYLKAKSLQKQGKFNEAADECNQVLEAVEKIFGQGIPDTQVDNRLQEIVSCAVELLPELWKQAGCYNEAITAYRHALLSQWNLDNDCCARIQKAFAVFLLYSGVEASPPSFSVQIEGSYVPKNNLEEAILLIMILLRKFSLGKIKWDPSIMEHLIFALSACGETSILAKQFEDLIPGVYHRIDRWNSLALCLSADGQNKSALNLLRKSLHKHERPNDVIALLLAARICSEDPHLAAEGAGYAQRAIDKAQGLNEHLKGVGLRMLGLCLGKQAKVASSDFERSMLQSKALQSLEEALKLEQNNFDLIFELAIQYALHRNLAVALRYAKQFFDKTGGSKLKGWRLLSLVLSAQRRFSEAEMVTDAAIDETAKWEQGTLFRIKAKLKIAELRPMDAIEIYRYLLALVQAQKKSTGAQKLSSQDADDQINEFDVWHGLANLYASLSHWKDAEICLQKARELKQYSAATIQTEGVVFDGRGQTNEALAAAASAVQIEPNHVPSKILMASLMLKNGSKAFPVCRSLLSDALRIEPTNRNAWYNLGLTHRDDGRIGDAADCFQAASMLEESDPIESFSSLL, encoded by the exons atgaatgaaggatTCATGGCGTCGAATGAGAATGTTCCTGTTCGCGAGTTTTCCGCAAATGGAAACTGCATGAACACAACGGAAGTTGAGGCTATGCTTGATGAAGGAAATATTCAAGATGCTGAAACTGCATTGCGAGATGGCTTATCTCTTAATTCTGAG GAAGCGAAGGCCCTACTCGGAAAATTTGAGTATCAAAGAGGTAATTTTGAGGGTGCTCTTCGTGTGTTTGATGGGATCGATTTTAGAGAAGCCATACAGCGACTGCAAACTTCCATTTCGGAAAAGCCACCCGTCAAGAAAGGTCCCTCTCGCGCTGAATCACCTTCTTCAGTATCTCAGCATGCTGCTAGTATGGTGCTTGAAGCCATCTACTTAAAAGCCAAGTCTCTACAAAAACAAGGAAAATTTAATG AAGCTGCTGATGAATGCAATCAAGTTCTAGAGGCTGTTGAGAAGATATTTGGTCAGGGTATACCTGATACTCAAGTGGACAATAGATTGCAGGAGATTGTAAGCTGTGCAGTAGAGCTTCTTCCCGAGCTTTGGAAACAAGCCGGTTGCTACAACGAGGCAATAACTGCTTATAGGCACGCCCTTCTCAGTCAATGGAACCTTGATAATGATTGCTGTGCGAGGATTCAGAAAGCGTTTGCGGTATTTTTGCTCTACAGCGGGGTGGAGGCGAGTCCACCTAGTTTTTCCGTTCAGATTGAAGGGTCTTATGTGCCGAAAAATAATCTGGAAGAGGCGATTcttcttattatgattcttttaAGGAAGTTTAGCCTAGGCAAGATAAAGTGGGATCCTTCAATTATGGAACACCTAATTTTTGCACTTTCAGCATGTGGCGAAACATCTATTTTGGCGAAACAGTTTGAAGATTTGATTCCTGGTGTATATCATCGTATTGACCGTTGGAATTCTTTAGCTCTATGTCTTAGCGCGGATGGACAAAATAAAAGTGCTTTGAATCTGCTAAGGAAGTCTTTGCATAAACATGAGCGACCGAACGATGTTATAGCGTTATTATTGGCCGCAAGGATTTGCAGTGAGGATCCTCATCTTGCAGCGGAGGGAGCAGGGTATGCACAGAGAGCAATTGATAAAGCTCAGGGCTTAAACGAGCATTTGAAAGGCGTTGGTCTTCGGATGCTTGGACTTTGCCTTGGAAAGCAAGCTAAGGTTGCTTCCTCCGATTTCGAGAGGTCTATGCTTCAGTCAAAAGCTTTGCAATCATTAGAGGAGGCCCTTAAATTAGAGCAAAACAATTTCGATCTAATCTTCGAATTGGCTATTCAATATGCCCTGCACCGAAACTTGGCTGTTGCTTTACGTTACGCCAAGCAGTTCTTCGACAAAACTGGTGGCTCCAAATTGAAAGGTTGGAGATTGCTTTCTCTGGTTTTGTCTGCACAGAGAAGATTTTCAGAGGCCGAAATGGTGACTGATGCTGCTATAGATGAAACCGCAAAATGGGAGCAGGGGACTCTCTTCAGGATAAAAGCCAAACTGAAGATCGCCGAGCTACGACCAATGGATGCTATTGAGATTTACCGGTACCTTCTCGCATTGGTTCAAGCCCAGAAGAAATCCACTGGAGCTCAAAAGCTTAGTTCACAG GATGCGGATGATCAAATAAACGAGTTTGATGTTTGGCACGGTCTAGCAAATTTATATGCAAGCCTTTCGCATTGGAAGGATGCTGAAATCTGTCTGCAAAAGGCTAGAGAGTTGAAGCAATACTCTGCAGCAACAATACAAACTGAAG GTGTCGTGTTTGACGGTCGTGGACAAACCAACGAAGCTCTTGCAGCTGCTGCTAGTGCTGTCCAAATTGAACCAAACCATGTTCCAAGCAAGATCTTGATGGCTTCTCTGATGCTTAAAAATGGTTCCAAAGCATTTCCTGTTTGTAGGAGCTTACTTTCTGATGCACTTAGAATAGAACCAACTAACCGAAATGCTTGGTATAACCTCGGATTAACTCACAGGGATGATGGTCGGATAGGTGATGCTGCGGACTGCTTCCAAGCAGCTTCAATGCTTGAAGAATCTGATCCCATTGAAAGCTTTAGCTCTTTGCTTTGA
- the LOC127136868 gene encoding uncharacterized protein LOC127136868 produces the protein MVNRNQNTDNVIRHIQHDDMAAGNNLAAMVERIMVRNGVNFGLRRPNYISPLFEYILQAEAPPRAKIPKFTKFSRDTIESTVKDVARYLIEAKDISNNESLRIKFFPSSLIKNAFTWFATFPQSSILTWNQLERMFHEQFYMGQTKISLKELASIKRKFIEPIDDYLNRFGLFKARCFTQVPEHELVEMAVGGLDYSIRKKLDIQYLRDMTQLADRVRWLECLKEENGRENKNKRITYVYFSNDDEGSCNGPSDFDKNEINLAELKQGPPYACKVLAPSNGKKPIEPKKNDKFPKKTYTFDVTKCDEIFDLLVKDGQMIVPPGAKVPLLEQRKKRGFCKYHSFLCHKTSQCFIFRDLVQNAIQEGRLMFGDKPRSQMKIDSDPL, from the coding sequence ATGGTAAATAGAAACCAAAACACCGATAATGTTATACGGCATATTCAACATGATGATATGGCAGCAGGTAACAATCTAGCAGCCATGGTCGAAAGGATTATGGTTCGAAATGGGGTAAACTTTGGCCTTCGAAGGCCAAATTATATATCACCTTTGTTCGAATATATCCTACAGGCAGAAGCACCCCCTAGAGcaaaaatccccaaattcacTAAGTTCTCTAGGGATACTATTGAATCCACTGTCAAAGATGTGGCTAGATATTTAATCGAGGCAAAAGACATTTCGAACAACGAAAGCCTTAGGATAAAGTTTTTCCCAAGTTCTCTCATAAAAAATGCTTTCACATGGTTCGCCACCTTTCCACAAAGTTCGATTCTTACTTGGAATCAGTTAGAGAGAATGTTCCATGAGCAGTTTTACATGGGACAGACGAAGATAAGTCTGAAGGAATTGGCTAGTATTAAACGAAAGTTTATTgagccaattgatgactatctGAATAGGTTTGGATTATTCAAAGCTAGGTGTTTTACACAAGTGCCAGAGCATGAACTGGTCGAAATGGCCGTTGGGGGCCTTGACTATTCTATAAGGAAGAAGTTAGATATCCAGTATTTGAGAGATATGACCCAACTGGCTGATAGGGTTCGATGGTTAGAATGCTTGAAGGAAGAAAATGGTAGAGAAAATAAGAATAAAAGAATAACCTATGTCTATTTCAGCAATGATGATGAAGGGTCCTGTAACGGGCCTTCAGACTTCGACAAAAATGAAATCAACCTTGCTGAGTTGAAGCAAGGACCACCTTACGCGTGTAAGGTTTTGGCCCCGTCGAATGGAAAAAAACCTATTGAACCAAAAAAGAATGATAAATTTCCTAAGAAAACTTACACTTTCGACGTTAcaaaatgtgacgaaatcttcgatTTGTTAGTTAAGGATGGTCAAATGATAGTACCCCCGGGTGCTAAAGTGCCTCttttagaacaaagaaagaaaagaggatTTTGCAAGTACCATAGTTTTCTGTGTCATAAAACATCTCAATGTTTTAttttcagggatcttgtgcaGAATGCCATCCAAGAAGGGAGACTCATGTTTGGAGACAAACCTCGGAGCCAGATGAAGATCGACTCTGATCCTCTGTAA
- the LOC127074833 gene encoding uncharacterized protein LOC127074833: MEEMNGELSPIGEELRKIGGDGKKWNPILVEGSSRAWLKVELIGCESKAVLNCGVRALEVGYGLELGACTAAFWCCCSLACVLLEARALAAFCNSELLWLAAFGSVGCTL, from the exons ATGGAAGAGATGAATGGAGAGTTGAGTCCAATTGGTGAAGAACTCAGAAAGATAGGAGGTGATGGAAAGAAATGGAATCCGATTTTGGTTGAAGGATCCTCTAGAGCTTGGTTAAAG GTTGAACTTATTGGTTGTGAGTCGAAAGCTGTTTTGAACTGTGGTGTTCGCGCTTTGGAGGTTGGCTATGGCTTAGAGCTTGGCGCTTGCACTGCTGCGTTTTGGTGTTGTTGCAGTTTGGCGTGCGTTTTGTTGGAGGCTCGTGCATTAGCTGCGTTTTGCAACTCTGAGTTGTTGTGGCTTGCAGCTTTTGGAAGCGTGGGCTGCACATTGTAG
- the LOC127074834 gene encoding uncharacterized protein LOC127074834 produces the protein MKEMNGELSPIGEELRKIEGDGKKWNPILVEGSSRAWLKVELIGCESKAVLNCGVRVLEVGYGLELGACTAAFWCCCSLACVLLEARALAAFCNSELLWLAAFGSVGCTL, from the exons ATGAAAGAGATGAATGGAGAGTTGAGTCCAATTGGTGAAGAACTCAGAAAGATAGAAGGTGATGGAAAGAAATGGAATCCGATTTTGGTTGAAGGATCCTCTAGAGCTTGGTTAAAG GTTGAACTTATTGGTTGTGAGTCGAAAGCTGTTTTGAACTGTGGTGTTCGCGTTTTGGAGGTTGGCTATGGCTTAGAGCTTGGCGCTTGCACTGCTGCGTTTTGGTGTTGTTGCAGTTTGGCGTGCGTTTTGTTGGAGGCTCGTGCATTAGCTGCGTTTTGCAACTCTGAGTTGTTGTGGCTTGCAGCTTTTGGAAGCGTGGGCTGCACATTGTAG